The Spiroplasma apis B31 genomic sequence CTAAGAAGAGTTCTTCTTATTGCGTTACCAAGCGTGGTACCAAAACCTCTTTCCAAAGGTTCTACTTTAAATTCCCCATAGTTTTTATTTTTTTCTTCTTTTAATAAAGTAAATTCTGGTCTTGCGAATTGTTTCATTTAATTATTAACCTCTTGGGCGTTTACGGGGACGCACACCGTTATGAGGAATTGGTGTAGTATCTTTAATTGATGTAATTTCTAATCCGATACCTTGTAAACTTCTTACAGCGGCATCTCTTCCTGGACCTGGTCCTTTAACTTCTACTGAAATTGTTCTGACTCCGTTATCCATTGCCCCTTTACCAGCGGCTTCAGCTATCAT encodes the following:
- the rpsK gene encoding 30S ribosomal protein S11, with amino-acid sequence MANHKQNNNRKKVKKNIAKGIAHIHSTFNNTIVTVSDEQGNVLSWSSAGALGFKGSKKSTPYAAQMIAEAAGKGAMDNGVRTISVEVKGPGPGRDAAVRSLQGIGLEITSIKDTTPIPHNGVRPRKRPRG